In Aspergillus luchuensis IFO 4308 DNA, chromosome 1, nearly complete sequence, the following are encoded in one genomic region:
- a CDS encoding uncharacterized protein (COG:S;~EggNog:ENOG410Q259;~PFAM:PF13668;~SECRETED:SignalP(1-18)) — protein MRIFSALNGLLLAGAAAAQSCSLQSNESQAVDYGYALSYFLDRFYSSVPVNQTFLSSSQNGSNSQYFTNFQGIQRQNRLGVRAVQQLGSKLSGWTPQNCSFTFPSASDADSFVQNALQLESTVAGAYIALAGYTQAPEASFLWARLAAEHTAHAYYIASQNQTVLFPTNSSSLVPAYSPGYVLSNGTGPGQLGSYFQGCVTAPPVPCGQTLFIGPLTATLGANVSASAAASSSASLSASATPSPSFARRFF, from the coding sequence ATGCGCATTTTCTCCGCCTTGAACGGCCTGCTCCTGGCAGGAGCCGCTGCGGCTCAGAGCTGCTCTCTTCAGTCAAACGAATCCCAAGCCGTTGACTATGGCTACGCGCTCTCTTACTTCCTCGACCGCTTCTATTCGTCGGTCCCGGTCAATCAGACCTTCTTGAGCAGCTCCCAGAATGGCTCCAACTCGCAGTACTTCACCAACTTCCAGGGTATTCAGAGACAGAACCGTCTGGGTGTGCGTGCTGTGCAACAACTTGGCTCGAAGCTGTCTGGCTGGACCCCTCAGAATTGCAGTTTCACCTTCCCAAGTGCCAGTGACGCCGACTCCTTCGTGCAGAACGCGCTCCAGTTGGAGTCAACAGTTGCTGGAGCGTACATTGCCCTGGCTGGTTATACCCAGGCCCCCGAGGCTTCGTTCTTGTGGGCTCGTTTGGCCGCTGAGCACACTGCTCACGCTTACTATATCGCGAGCCAGAACCAGACCGTTCTCTTCCCGACGAACAGCTCTTCGCTGGTGCCTGCATACAGCCCGGGATACGTTCTTTCCAACGGTACTGGTCCCGGCCAGCTTGGCTCATACTTCCAAGGCTGCGTCACTGCTCCTCCAGTTCCGTGCGGCCAGACCCTGTTCATCGGACCTCTTACTGCCACACTCGGTGCGAACGTCTCCGCAAGCGCAGCTGCTTCAAGCTCGGCCTCGCTGTCTGCATCCGCCACTCCTTCGCCCAGCTTTGCGAGGAGGTTCTTCTAG
- a CDS encoding C2H2-type zinc finger protein (COG:S;~EggNog:ENOG410PM8D;~InterPro:IPR036236,IPR013087,IPR007219;~PFAM:PF00096,PF04082;~go_function: GO:0003677 - DNA binding [Evidence IEA];~go_function: GO:0008270 - zinc ion binding [Evidence IEA];~go_process: GO:0006351 - transcription, DNA-templated [Evidence IEA]), giving the protein MLSQSPSQPSRGSRRSSAGAKTRVCVHCGRSFRRTEHLERHVRTHTKEKPYICFCGSAFTRRDLLKRHTTIAHQSTSGLVSPNSQPDHEALDHANRAGTSEPTTIPPNYNNVQPTPRPDVPIPMPPIAEQWAGQQRGPYIEQDRNAVLNTGTSNAGELGAHAGAVGHDAEILEAAQLLLPGNYRHAPPPAQPIPYLHEELNHFQDFTHFLDSIGLPSEWVPAFGDMSQIQNPVSTEQPEFSRSSGEQHESSSRPRQSERSRADSPFRSWLPSVPPGDQSFASVSDYEPPQISKSPISLKVTEEQRQRLAASLDEFRYLIPDFVLPSRHTLTRYLTSFFSGFHTHLPFLHVPTFRVNDRAPELILALMTIGAQYRFEHRNAERLFYAAKAIVLYRLSKESSLPPFNSILQIPLNSIRDSSQRSGQDPLLSSPEFAAGMNAWRRIETIRTLLALMGYSTWEKAELVQEAFGLQNLLVRCLRELGLMENITVAPRHSPLQWHEWAEEESIRRTRFISFCFVHVHSIAYNIYPVLRSSEVHLRLPCSTPEWKAATAHDWEAAQKEVDSQQLFFQDALALLLQPSRNPVLLDPIPAPLGNYILLHGLLQRIHLVSELSIPNGDQSFSLPTEELNKLERALRSWTSVWQQAPESSLDPHNENGPIPFTSSSLLGLAYVRLSLNLGPHRQLETRDPYRIATAIHRSPRPGRSYRLTPALIYSAHALSIPVRLGIDHVARSQAFFWSVRHSLASLECAVLLSKWLMSLAETGSSQALSENENRILHWTRCIVQEAYESMDLEDGESFPSQDPGSLGLAVIKLWARLFRKNTQWPFINVLGESLERYLAFIQPG; this is encoded by the exons ATGCTGTCCCAGTCTCCTTCACAACCTTCTCGGGGCTCTCGTCGCTCGAGTGCTGGAGCCAAAACTCGGGTCTGTGTCCATTGCGGGCGCAGTTTCAGAAGGACGGAACATTTGGAGCGACATGTTCGCACAC ACACCAAAGAAAAACCGTATATATGCTTCTGTGGCTCCGCATTCACCCGACGAGATCTGTTGAAGCGGCACACAACCATTGCACATCAAAGTACCAGTGGTCTGGTTTCGCCGAATTCGCAACCGGATCACGAAGCTTTGGACCATGCCAATAGAGCCGGGACTTCAGAGCCTACCACTATCCCACCCAACTATAACAATGTTCAACCAACACCGCGTCCAGATGTTCCTATCCCCATGCCGCCGATTGCAGAACAGTGGGCAGGACAGCAACGTGGGCCATACATTGAGCAGGATCGCAATGCTGTTCTAAATACGGGGACTAGCAATGCAGGTGAACTTGGTGCGCATGCCGGCGCAGTCGGTCACGATGCGGAGATTTTAGAAGCtgcgcagcttcttcttccgggcAATTACCGACATGCACCACCTCCAG CCCAACCGATCCCATACCTACATGAGGAACTGAACCATTTCCAGGATTTCACGCATTTTCTGGACTCGATAGGTCTCCCGTCAGAGTGGGTGCCAGCATTTGGGGACATGTCTCAGATTCAAAACCCCGTTTCAACTGAACAACCCGAGTTTAGCAGAAGTTCTGGGGAACAACACGAATCCTCATCGCGTCCGCGCCAGTCTGAGAGGTCACGGGCCGACTCGCCTTTCCGGTCGTGGTTGCCGTCCGTACCTCCAGGAGACCAAAGCTTCGCATCTGTATCTGACTACG AGCCTCCTCAAATTAGCAAGAGCCCAATATCGCTCAAAGTTACAGaagagcagcggcagcgTCTGGCGGCCTCCTTGGACGAGTTCCGTTATCTCATACCAGATTTTGTCTTACCGTCGCGTCATACGTTGACAAGATACTTgacttccttcttttctggcttCCATAcacatcttccttttctccatgTACCGACATTCCGGGTCAACGACCGAGCTCCAGAGCTCATTCTAGCTCTCATGACAATAGGCGCTCAATACCGCTTCGAGCACCGTAATGCTGAGAGACTCTTTTATGCAGCCAAGGCAATAGTATTATACCGACTGTCGAAGGAGTCAAGTTTACCACCCTTTAATTCAATCCTTCAGATACCATTGAACAGTATCCGGGACTCATCTCAGCGCTCGGGCCAGGATCCGTTACTCTCGTCGCCAGAGTTTGCCGCAGGAATGAACGCTTGGAGGAGAATCGAGACTATTCGCACCCTGTTAGCTTTGATGGGGTACTCTACCTGGGAGAAGGCCGAGCTTGTTCAAGAAGCGTTTGGCCTACAGAATCTGCTCGTTCGGTGCTTGCGAGAACTCGGGCTCATGGAGAACATTACAGTTGCCCCACGGCATTCTCCTTTGCAGTGGCATGAATGGGCCGAAGAGGAATCTATAAGACGCACTCGATTCATATCATTTTGCTTCGTTCACGTTCATAGTATCGCATACAACATTTACCCAGTGCTCCGCAGTAGCGAAGTGCATCTGCGTCTCCCGTGTTCCACGCCGGAATGGAAAGCCGCCACAGCCCACGACTGGGAGGCCGCTCAAAAGGAGGTGGACTCTCAGCAACTATTCTTTCAGGATGCCTTGGCACTATTGCTGCAACCTTCACGAAATCCAGTACTTCTAGATCCGATCCCTGCGCCTTTGGGTAATTATATTCTGCTTCATGGCCTACTTCAACGCATTCATCTTGTGAGCGAGCTATCTATTCCGAATGGGGATCAGTCATTCTCACTTCCGACCGAGGAGTTGAATAAGTTAGA GAGAGCACTCCGGTCCTGGACTTCAGTTTGGCAACAAGCCCCCGAATCAAGTCTTGACCCGCATAATGAGAATGGGCCGATTCCGTTCACTTCCAGTTCACTCTTGGGTTTGGCATATGTCCGCTTGTCTCTCAACCTTGGACCGCATCGTCAGTTGGAGACACGGGATCCATATCGCATTGCCACCGCGATACACAGGTCGCCGCGACCAGGAAGGAGCTATAGGTTGACACCTGCCCTCATTTATTCTGCACACGCACTGAGCATTCCCGTACGCCTGGGTATCGACCACGTGGCACGCAGTCAAGCCTTCTTTTGGAGTGTTCGTCACTCACTTGCTAGTCTAGAGTGCGCTGTTCTTCTCAGCAAATGGCTTATGTCCCTGGCTGAAACTGGCAGCAGCCAAGCCTTGAGCG AGAACGAGAATCGGATATTACATTGGACGCGTTGCATTGTACAAGAAGCTTACGAATCAATGGATCTTGAAGACGGGGAATCGTTCCCTAGCCAGGATCCCGGAAGTCTTGGGTTGGCTGTCATCAAGCTTTGGGCTCGACTCTTTCGGAAGAATACCCAGTGGCCATTCATCAACGTACTTGGGGAAAGCCTAGAGCGGTATCTCGCATTTATTCAACCCGGTTAG